CGCGAAGATTCGTTGCAGCCCGGCGATATCGTCACAGTGCGTGTGCAGCCGAACAGGGATCCCGCACGAAGCTACGCTCGCCTGTTAAGCGTGGAGAAAGCCGACGGGGCAATGCTGACGATTCCCAATGAGGCGGATGAGCGCGGCCGCGACGACGCAGTTCCCGCTGACAGCCTGGAAGGGGTTTGGTTACCCATCCAGACATTCCGCCAATACCAGACCAAGGTGAGGTCGTTTCAGAACGAAAACGCTCGGGCGGCGCTGGCACGGCAAACCGGATTACCGCCCAATGCGCAATGCATCGACCTGTCCATTCCCGGGCGTTTGGGACGGGCTCATGTATATGAAATCGAATTCGCCGGTGAGGATCTGATCCTGATTCACGGCGAAGACGATGCCGAACCCCGTAGAATCTACCTAGACGGGCGCAGTCACCCTGAATCAATTCCGGAGGACGAACAGTCCTGGACCGGTCACTCCGT
The genomic region above belongs to Gemmatimonadota bacterium and contains:
- a CDS encoding DUF6152 family protein, with translation MHSLIRAVLLSTVLVSQALVAHHAFVMFDLEAEAFVRGTVAEFQFRNPHTYLFVDVTQGDGQTDRWRIEGETRNDLFRNGWREDSLQPGDIVTVRVQPNRDPARSYARLLSVEKADGAMLTIPNEADERGRDDAVPADSLEGVWLPIQTFRQYQTKVRSFQNENARAALARQTGLPPNAQCIDLSIPGRLGRAHVYEIEFAGEDLILIHGEDDAEPRRIYLDGRSHPESIPEDEQSWTGHSVGRWEDGTLVIDTRHFRPHPGGNGAPPSGSRKTLVERFRLNEDRTRIVIDFTLNDPE